The sequence CTCCAATTTTCAAATTATTTGATATCTGAGGAGCTCCGGAAAAAAAGACAAATTCGAGGTCTATAACAAAGGTTAATGATCTTGCACTGTTCTTAcctgatttatttattttttctgagagctactcagatgtgcAAATAACTTGAAAATTGGAACGGATCTCAAGCAATAAATTttctaccatgcaaaaaaatgttttttctcattttttgtgattttttttcctGGACCGGTGCTGATGAGTCTGGGCACCGAAACTCTGCACTCCGGGAAATTGGTCCTTTTTCGTTTCAATTGGGTCACGTTTTGAGATAGTGAGAGTTTGTGTGTTCTCGCTGAGTTTTATTTTTCTTGCGAAtatctttttttttgcgaataacacGCTGGAGGTTTCTGGCAGCAAACAGAATCGTTCGCTCGATCGAATTCCCCAGGCGCGCGAAAGTAGAAGCCGAGTCGGTAACTTAACTACTGTAGCCATCTATTTCTAGGTATACTTATATATACACAATGTGTATTGGCGGCAGCTATCATCCCAGAATATCGATCGGGGGCAGACTAGCTGGATTAGACGAGGCTTAGCTCTGCGTCGTTCGTCGTCAGTTGTCCAAAAGTGCTCGGCGTCGTGAATTGGACAAACAACGGCCACCATGGCACCTCAAGAAAAGAAAAGTAAACTAGCGGCCACCATGGCACCAGGACCGCCGCCAGCACTCCCGGACGAGCTTGTAGAAGAGATCCTCATCCGCATCCCGCCCGACGacccggccagcctcctccgtgcCTCCCTCGTCTGCAAGTCCTGGAGCGAGGTCGTCTCCCGCCGTGGGTTCCACCGCCTCCTCCATGATCTCCACCGAGCACCCCCGGTGCTCGGGTATCTCCACGACTACGAGGACATGCCCGAATTCATCCCCGCCACCGCATCGCCATTCTCCCTCGCCGTTCCCGACCGCCGGCTCTGGCAGGCCGTCGACTGCCGCCACGGCCGCGCCCTCTTCCTGTCCAACCCCAAGTGCCCGTATACCGAGGAACTCCTCATGTGGGAGCCAATCACAGGTGCCCAGCAGCGCATACCGGTGCCCGCAGCATTCCAGAGTGGCCGCACAACCGCCGCCGTGTTCTGCACAGCGGATGGCTGCGACCACTGCCACTGCCACGGAGGTCCCTTTTGCGTGGTCTTCGTCTTCTCCGTCGACGACGAAGGCATACGCGAAGGGGCCGTCGAGCAGGAGTATGTCACGTCGGCGTGCGTATACTCGTCGGACACCGACGCCTGGGGCGAGCCGACCTTGATGCATGGCGAGAATTGCATGTCCTTCACATATTATTCCAGTGTGCTTATTGGGAGGTCTCTAATCTACTTCTTGTCCGATGGTGGGTTGGTCTTGGAGTATGACCTGGCAAGGCACAGGCTGATTTGGTTCGATGTACCACACTCCTGCAGCACCAAGGATGTATTTGATTGCAACCTCATGATTGCAGAGAACGGTGGACTGGGACTCGTCGAAGAATTGAATCCGCATCTGCAGTTGTGGTCAAGAGAGGCTGATGCCCGATGGGTACCGGGCCGGCTCATCTACTTGCAAAGTTTGTCCATAAACGGTGCTCCAATGGATGCAGCATGTCCAGTCCATGTGTTGGGCTTTGCCGAGGGAGCAAACGTCATTGTTGTGACCACATCTGCTGGCGTTTTCTCAATCCAAGTACAATCACTGCATGCAAACAAGGTGTGTGATGAGACCAAAGGGTGTGATGATTTTGGCTATGGTAATATGATTCCAATTGTGGGATATTACACTCCTGTACCCAAGTTGAGCACATGAAAAAAGGGGTTATGATATAGAGGTGGTATCATGGTTATTTAGCAGCTTAACCGCCTGAATGTCCTGTTTACCAACTTGTGAAATAATAAAGCTTTTGAACTATCGATAGTTAACACTGCTTTCTAAGTATTTTGAAAAAAGACACTGCTTTCTAAGTATTGAATTGCATGTCTGATTTCAATTATTCTCTGAAAGAATTGGATTGCATGGAATGTGTTGTTAGTTCTTAATGTAGATTTCCATTGGATAAGACCGTATTCAGGTGAATAAAAGAGTACACATTCACTTGCAGGTCAATTGATTGGGTGTCACCTTGTAACCAAAACAGGAAGGTGTGGCTACTACCAGGTGTACCCACACTGATACGATCACAATATGCAAGCATGCTGcctcatcattcaacatgcataAAAAAAGGCCCACCTCACCATATGCAACTATGCATATTAAAATTCCACTttaacatgcaaacatgcatgcatgtaaaaTTCAATTCTATTATGCATTTATGCTATTTACATTTAATTCTTATACACTTTCAAAAACTATTATTTCAAATATTAATGTTCCATATAATCAAAACCTTATTGAAATATTGCAAAATATTCCTGCAACAACGTGCAGGGCATCATCCAATTTATATAGTCAGCACATCCTTCTCTCGGATACTTCAAAATTTTCTCCGGTACAAACTAGATACTccattctaaaatagatgactcaactttgtactaaactttctactaactttagtacaaagttgagtcatctattttataACGAAGGGAGTACGTTGCAAATCTTCAGAACCAGCAAACTGGTTGAACTTGTGTAGGTATAATGCTGTCTCATGTCATCCGTATCCCAGCAAATCAGCCAAGCTTTTAATTCTTGGTTATGATCAAACAGACTGTTCTATTAGCACGCAGACACACAAGTCACACACCATTGATTCAAGAAAACCTAACTCAAACTGATCTGACATTTCCATCTTGGCCATGAAGAAACTACCGTACAGCATGGCACACAAATCTGCACATGTCATTGTTTGAAGCAGCATAACGTGTAGGCAGCTAAACATTCCTAGACTGAAGGGAAAATCATATACCTGTTCAGTGCACATGGATGTTTTCGCACAAATCACTAGCTCATATGCAAATCAGCAACCTGCATGTACCGCTGCCTCTACTTCAGCCAACCATCAGCACACAAACTTAAACACAGCACAGAAAACTATGATCACGAACGGCGGCAAAATGGCCAAACTAACCAACCAAGCAAGTAGGATAACTCGTGTGCACCGATTAATAGTTACAATAATATGCAGCTAATTAACCAGGAACAGGAGGATAGTTGAACCCATCATGCAGTGATAAAGAGACAGTAGAAAGTTCTCTAGCTAGATAAAGAGACAGCACAAAGTTCTCTAGCTGTCAACAAAGCGTCCGTCTCCATCCTACCATTTACAAGTCTCATAACGCTGTGCCATCCCTTGTCGAAGATAGATGGTGAAGGACATGATTATGTCAGGCAACAACTACTTATAAAAGTGCTGCATACTTCTCACTCTTTGAAGAACACGAACGTACTCAAAGTATTTACCGGAGTCCATCCCCATAGTTGCGTTTACTGTTGTCCCACCTCTATATGAACTGTAATTTCCGCCAACAACCAAGTCAAAGCCACCAAATTCCTTAAATAGGTCCTCAAGTGCATCGGTCTTTAGCTTCCATATGCCATTTAGTTGTCTCAGAACTCCGCTCTGCTCTGTTTTTGCCcaccattttttcagaattttcctGTTCACATCAGACTCTTCAACAGACACTACACACTTTAGTGGAATACCGAGACGATGAAGCGCAATTTCTGCACCCCCAACTCCACTATAGATGGATAGTACCCTCAAACCATCTGGATAGATGTCTTTTAGAACTGACAAAAGATAAGCAATGGTGTCCGTTTGAAAAGCGTATTTCATAGCAGCAATCCTGTCCGGTGGGTTTAGGCCAAACAGATTTGTATGGTTTGATGGATAACCTAATATCCGCTCCATTTGATTTGGCTGCAGATGGCCTAGCCGGTCTTGACCAATCCAGATAAGATTTGCCATCTTGCATTGGTGCAAGATCTGCGCTCGTTTTTCTTCTGAAAGAAATCCTCGTGAATCTTTTATGGTCTTTCCCAACATCTCACAAAGTTGTTCAATTCCTGCCACCTCTGAAGTAACACTACCAATATGTTTTCTGGTGTCCCATGTGGGCCAGTAATGTCTTGCGGAAGGCACTGCATCCTCAATTGTCATTGGTGACTTCGGAACCGCAACATGCCTTCTCTCTGTTGGAAGGTTATGAAGGTAACCTTCCCTTCGCATCAAAGCCGAGAAAAGCTGACTATTTATAAACTCGGGCTGCACACCGGACAAGAAACCCGATATTTCAGACCACGCATCTTTGGTGATGTTAACAACATTTCCATAGAGGAAGAAGGGAGGCTTGGCAAGGTCGCCACGGACATTTGCACGAGGGCCCGATGTCATTTCATAATCTTCTTCCTTCAAATAACCATCACCAGCTGACCCAACACCGCCACTTAACCATGGAGTAGGTTGATTGACAGCATGACTACTTGAGGCTCCTCTATCATCTCTGAATATATGCTTGGCCTTTTTAACTCTTTTgttgtcatcgtcatcatcataatAGTTCAACCTCTGATGATATGTTGAATATTCAGTTTCTTGGTCCCCTTGCTCCCCTAGAAATTCAGACTCAATTTTCACCTACAATAGAACATAAGAGGCCAGATTAGAAATTTGAGTGGTTATTAATTGGATTTTAATATATGTGCCACATACAAAAAGAGTTATAGGAACATATGAGCACTGAAATCAATGATTACAGAGTtgtatatttcctaaatcatgaaaCAAAACCTAGGAAACCAACTGGAAACATCAGAAAGAACATCATAGGAACGTTTATGTAAACAGCTGATCTAACCTATAACCTTGCCATATATGCTACACAGACCTACTGTATACAAGATGACTTCTAGCAAAAATCTGGAACAACATACGTCTGTCAAATTCAACGCACAAAGTCTGTAGCAGTGAGAAATGGATGTCAATCAGTTACCTGTTTCTGCTCAATGGTACTGGCAATACGTCTTGCAAAAATTGAGTCAGCAAGCTCCTGAACCGCTGCTTCCTGACCTGAAAAGAGTAGGAAACATGACACTTAAAGGATTGTTTGTAGGAACTCACGAAAACAGTCCAACAGCAGGAGACTACAATATACTCATCAGCTCAAAAATGTCAGATTGGAACATTAAAATATGTGGATTACAACTGTGCTTTTGTCCTAACATCGTGTTTCATAAGTTCTGCACAAGTGTGCCTGGGAGCTAAAATTAGCCTCTGATAATGTCAGTATTATCGAAAACGGCTTTTGCCCGGGTTTATAGATAAAACACCCAACCAAGCATCACACAAaggtaacacacacacacaccaacccTGGTGATGATTCCAGCTATACAAGAGAAGCACAAGTAAGGCCAAACAGGAGACCAGTAAACCGGAACTAAGTAAAGCTAAGCTAAGCACATGAACAAAAGGTGCTAGCTTGATCCTGACGATGAACATAAATCTTCCTAGAGTGCCTAGACACGCATCGCCCAGCGGGACACCACCCCCAAGGTGCACACCTAGTGACAGGCCAGGTGGTACATGATACGAGCTGTTTGAAGGAGAGGTAAATGGAGCAGTGCCTTCAAGGAGAAGAATGGTGTCTGTGGACGTCGCCGTCGTCGACATGAACATGGTCATGCAAGGCATTCACCAGCGCCCCAGCCTCCAACCACGGAGACCATAAGTGACAACCACCGATCACACCCAGTGGACCTTGGCAAGTGGAGATACCTCCGACAACCCTTGTGGCATGACGCTGATCCCAGCAACCCCCTTGGTGTCGTGATGGCCGTCCAAACTAGGGGTAGACCAAAAGCTCGTAGCTTGCGAGTTTAATGAATGCTCAATAGATCGACTCGTGAAACTCGTGAAACTCatagctcgcttcttaatgaacagaaGCAATCACTGGTtttagctcgttaagcttaacaagTGACCTAACGATTTCATGAGTAGCTCGTTAATACAACACAACGGGTATTCTTGTGTTAAGTTACTACATTTTGTGGCACCTCAACCCTTCTATTCCACCAAATCAACCTAACCCAACCACGGGAAAGAATAGCGTGCTATAGCGTGTAGAGAATTGTCTCGCTAAATAAACCAGTGTACAATGTATCGCTAATAGCGTAATTTAAAGGGCGACGCTATTTTGTATACCACGCTATTTTTTCCCTTGAACCTAGCACATCAAGGACAACAACTAGCGTACCTCCACATGTGGTCACTTTCTTCCTTCATAAAAACGCATTGTAGCTGAATCAAAAGGGGCTAATGCCTATTAACTATTAGAGTTATATATATTTAGATGTGTATACTTTGTATTTTCCCCATTCTATAAGGGGCTTTCTGCATATTGTACTGCacatgtacatgtatatatattggCCTATGGCCACCTAGAAATATAAGTGGCatatttcctaacatggtattagagacCCAAAAAAAATTTCACACGTGCAACTTGTGCTTGAACCCATCTTGTGTCGCCGCTTCCTCCTCTTCAACGGTTGCGCTGCTCCCGATGCTTCTGCCTCTGGCCGCTTTCTAGAGCTGTTGTTGTCCTCCACTGGCCGCCGCCTCTATCCAATCCCCAATCTCTGTTGCCGCCAGTCTCTCCGCCTATGTTGCCTTGTCCCATTGTTGTCAATAGTGGCATCATCGCGTTGGTCACTTGTGTGGCTCTCGTCTCTCATTCTTAGTTCCACATGGTCTTCTTAGATCCGTCTCCGACAGCGTGTCTTTAGACTATGAGGGTTGCCGACTTGGTAAACAAGTCCAATTACCTTACCTTATCCTCATAGCGGGACTCTGTTTCAAGGTCCTTTCGACCATGTTCACTCTGATGTATAGGGTCCAGCTCCCTTTGCCTCAAAAGGGGCCATCActactatattatatatataggtATTTCTCTCGACACACCTGGATATATTTTATGTCTTCTTATCTATCTATATATAAGTGTTTTGCTGTCATGGTTCACACTCAATTCTCTATGCCTATTTGTGTGTTTCGGCTGATTTTTCTGAAGAGTATATCTCCAAGATGTTGCGTGGAGTCCTTGCTGAGCAAGGTACTCTTGCTCAGTTCTCttatcctggtgctcatgctcataATGGTGTGGCTAAGCACAAGCATCATCGCCTTCTTGAGACGACTCATGCGTTGATGATCACTACCTCTCTTTTCCCCAACTTTTGGGCTAAGCTTCCCTCCAGCTCCAGCTATCTCAGCAGCATTCAACATGCTCTGCTCTATAGGGCGGCATTCCTTTCGGGGGTCTTTTTGATCGCTTTCCTGATTATTTGACGCTTCTTTTGTTTGGTTGtctttgctatgttcttcttgcccccaatgaacgcaccaaactgaccacTCAGTCTAGGATAcaatgatgagcataagggctatcgttgttgggatcttGTCATTCATTGAATGCGTATTTCCgagatgtgacttttgatgagtcctGGCCCTTCTACCCACGTCCATCTTCCTCGACCTTTTCATTGGAGGATATatctttcctcacttttcccgaCACACCTCTATCACTCATGTTGAGCCCTTGTCCACGCATCCCATTGTTCCTGCTTCTCCGACTGTTGCAGATCCAACGCTGCCATCTCCTAGGGTTTCCTCATCTCACTTGTCACATGATTCTGCACCTTCATCCCCTGTGACTTCCCCATCTCTAGCACTCGAGTGTATACGACGGTGCGTGCTCGTATTCTTCCTTTTTTTCTCGCTATTATACTCATCATACACGTGTTGTAGATGAGTATACCAATGAGCCATCTACTTCTTTTGTACCCTCTTCCTCGTCTCAGCTTACTTATGCCTTACGCCATCACCCGCATCCGCCTGTTGACCCAATGGTTTTCCTAACGTTGTTGTCCTTGAGCCAACTTTTTATCATGATAGAGTTGTTCATCCcgaatggcagcttgcgatggcatAGGAGATTCCTGCTCTTGAGTGCACTAGCacatgggatcttgtttctcttcttgTATTTGTCCCATCACTtgtacaaagctcgtcttgtggcttgTGGCTTTCAGCATGATCATGATCGTCATTATGATGAGACTTTTGCTCTtctggcccatatgaccactgttgGCACAATTCTTGTTGTGgcctcagcttgatgttaagaatgcctttctttaATGGTGAATTTCGTAAGGAGATTTACATGCAGCCACCACTTGGGTATTTTGTCCCTGATGTCATGACCTGCCATCTTCGTCGCTCTctatatggccttaagcaagcccctcgtgcGTGGTTTGAGTGTTTCGCCCCTATGGTAATTGTTGCTGGTTTTCCAGTAAGTGCTCATGATCATGCGTCGTTTGTCCGACTCTCTGCTCGTGGTCAGACTCCTCTTCTATATGTtgatgttgatgacatgatcatcactagcGACGACCCTtagtacattgcctttgtgaaggcATGTGAGCAGTTTCTCATTCTTATCTTCGCCCACTTCGCTACTTTCTTCGGattgaggtttcttctacctctgatggcttcttcATTTTCAAAGAAAAATATATCCAAGATATCCTTGCTCGTGCTGTTGTTACTGGTGAGCGCACTGTTTAGAccccatggagctcaatgttcacctctgTGCTTTTGATGGTGACCCTTGTTTGATCTGGCGCATTATCATCGTCTTGTTGGGATTAGTGTCCATCTAGTTGTCACTCATCCGGATATCTCCCATCATGCCCATACTTTTGAGTCTTTTGTCTCTGCTCCCACTTCACTAGTCACCTCCTTGTTCTCTGATATCTTCATGGCACAATCTCTCACCGTATGTTCTTTCCCTGCTCGAGTTCATTACAGCTTCACTACATGGACTAGTCACCCTGGGCTAGGGCtagtgtttttcttggtggttctttCACTGCCTTGAAGATGAAGAAACAGACTACAATTTCCCGTTCAAGTGTAGAGGCCAAGTGGCGAGCTCTAGCTCTTTTGACAGCAGAGTTGACGTGATTACGGTGGTTACTTCGGGAATTTGGCGTTTCTATCTAAAAAGCATGGACAAGACTAATATAGCCGAATAGCTATCCTAGTAACAACAGGACACAGCGATACGCGCGGACACGACGTATCCAGCAATATCCCTTTTCTTTTGGGttcataaaagaaataaaagaaaaaaggggtaCATCAGAGATACTGGGCCTCTACCaatggttaggcacgaaggaaggcgaaagggacatctataagatggccaagatccgagagaggaagacaagggatattggccaagtcaaatgcatcaaggacggagcaaaCCAACTCTTgttgaaggacgaagagattaagcatagatggcaggAGTACTTCGACCAGTTCTTCAATGGGGAGAATCAAGAGCTCTACCactgaactggacgactcctttgatgagaccagcatgcattttgtgcggcgaatccaggagactgaggtcaaggaggctttaaaaaagatgaaaggaggcaaggcgatgggccctgattgtatccccattgaggtgtggaaaggcctcggggacatagcgatagtatggttaaccaagcttttcaaccttatttttcgggcaaacaagatgccagaagaatggagacggagtatattagtaccaatcttcaagaacaagggggatgttcagagttgtgctaattaccgtggaattaagctgatgagccatacaataaAGTTAtgggagagtcattgagcaccgcttaagaagaatgacaagcgtgaccagaAGTAAGTTTCGTTTCAtccctgggaggtcgaccatggaagccattttctcgCTACGGCAACTTacggagagatatagggagcaaaataagtacttgcatatggtgttcattgacttggagaaggcctatgataagatatcgcggaatgtcatgtggtgggccttggagaaacacaaagtcccagcagagtacattaccctcatcaagaacatgtacgataatgttgtgacgagtgttcgaacaagtgatatcgacaccgatgacttcccaattaagataggactgcatcaagggtcagctttgagcccttatctttttgccttggtgatggatgaggtcacaagggatatacaaggagataccCCATGGTGTATTCtctttgtggatgatgtggtgctagttgacgatagtcggacgagggtaaataggaagttaagttatggagacaaaccttggaaccGAAAGGGTTTAGGcctagtagaactaaaaccgagtagtCGGAcgagggtaaataggaagttagagttatggagacaaaccttggaaccGAAAGGGTTTAGGcctagtagaactaaaaccgagtacatgatgtgcggtttcagtactactaggtgcgaggaggaggttagccttgatgggcaggtggtggctgagaaggacacctttcgatatttggggtcaatgctgcagaaggatgggggtattgatgaagatgtgaaccattgaatcaaagccggatggatgaagtggccaagcttctagcattctctatgacaagagagtgccacaaaagctaaaaggaaGTTCTACAGGACagtggttcgacccgcaatgttgtatggcgctgagtgttggccgactaaaaggcgacatgttcaacaattagatgtggcggagatgcgtatgttgagatggatgtgtggccacaccaGGAAGGATCGAGTCTGGAATGATGATATATGAGATAGAGTTCAGGTATGGAATGATGATAtatgagatagagttggggtagcactaAGTGAAGGGAATCTTGTCCAATATCGTCTGAGATTGTTTGGGTATATTCAGCCTCTAGAAGCTCcaatgcatagcggacggctaaagcgtgcggagaatgtcaagagaggtcggggtagaccgaatttgacatggagGACTTCCGTTAAGAGAAACCTGAAGGATTGGattatcaccaaagaactagctatggacaggggtgcgtggaagcttgctatccatgtgccatggccatgagttggtcgcgagatcttatgggtttcacctctagcctaccccaacttgtttgggactaaaggctttgttgttgttgttgtcaggGATACTGGACAAATATGGCGTGAGGGGAGATGGGAACGTTAGCCGCTGGTAGGGAAGAAGAGCCTGGCAGAGTGGAAGATGGGAAGGTGGCTGCTGATGAGGAAGAAGCTCTAGAAAGATGGGGATTGCGGCATgtggcgaggaagaaggcgaggaaGAAGATTCAGGCACAAGGGAAGATGGGGATGCAAGTTGTCGAGAAGCAAGAAGGTACAGGCGCATCTCATGTTCTACACTTCTTTGGCGGCTAGAGGAAGTGGAGAAAGAGCATGGGAATAGGAAGGGTTGGAAAAGCTGACCTAGTCTAGGTTTTCTAAGGTTGGATCTTATATGGGCTATGAGTGGAGGATTACATGTACATGGGCTTTTGGTGGAGGGTCTTCTTACGTGAATGGAATGCTCAAAGCCATTTATCAATGAAAATGGGGCAACATATATGCAAAACTCTTAACTAAAAAATTCTCTCATTCAAAATTATCATTTAATCTTTGTTGCATGCtatttatttttctaaatactTACATATGCTGCAATATTACCAAATGGCTGTTTTTGGAAAATGTTGAATCTTGTGTCCCCGCACTCTTGTTTGACAGTACAAGTGTTGTTAGTATTGCGAATgaccctgtgaagcatgagctcaccaagcatattggtgtacGTGCTTCTTTTGTGTGCGCTGGTGTGCACTATCAGTTTATTGCTCTTCAGTACAAAAATGCATTCAGAGTCAGGGCGTGGTTTGGTAATACGCCAATTTGGCCAACTATTAGTGGGTAAAATGATTTCTTTCACCTCACAATCCCAAATAATTCGCTTAGGAGTCAGTACATAAAGATTTAATTTCATTTCTGCGATTTGTTCTCCTCTTCTAAGGTTATAGCTTTCGTGCTAGCTTCATCGATGTTACCCACCAAATAAAAAGCCTGTTCAGGTAGGCCGTCTAATTCTCCGAAAAGGATTAGTTGAAATCCCCTAATAGTTTCCGCAAGAGCAACATACTTTCCTGGAGAACCAGTAAAAACTTCTGCCGCAAAGAACAGTTGTGATAAGAAACGCTCAATTTTTCTTGCTCTTGCTACAGTTAAATGATCCTCTTTCGATAATTCATCCAAGCCAAGAATTGCGATAATGTCCTGAAGTTCTTTGTAACGTTGTAAAGTTTCCTTAACTCTTTGCGCAATTTCATAATGTTCGTTGCCAACGATCCGAGGCTGTAACATAGTCGAGGTTGAATCTAAAGGATCTACTGCTGGATAAATACCCTTGGAAGCTAATCCTCTGGAAAGTACGGTAGTAGCATCCAAATGTGCAAATGTTGTGGCGGGGCAGGGTAGGTTAAATCGTCTGCAGGTACATAAACTGCTTGAATCGAAAAATTGGCAGATTTCTTTACAAAGGCTCATACTAGAGCACAACATGACTTCTATATAAACTCattgttgttgatccaccatgagtttgagggggggggggataGAGTTATATATATTTAGTTGTGTATCCTTTGTGTTTTCTACATTCTATAAGGGGCTTTCTACATATTGTACCGCACATGTACGTGTATATATAC comes from Triticum aestivum cultivar Chinese Spring chromosome 5B, IWGSC CS RefSeq v2.1, whole genome shotgun sequence and encodes:
- the LOC123114641 gene encoding uncharacterized protein; amino-acid sequence: MAPQEKKSKLAATMAPGPPPALPDELVEEILIRIPPDDPASLLRASLVCKSWSEVVSRRGFHRLLHDLHRAPPVLGYLHDYEDMPEFIPATASPFSLAVPDRRLWQAVDCRHGRALFLSNPKCPYTEELLMWEPITGAQQRIPVPAAFQSGRTTAAVFCTADGCDHCHCHGGPFCVVFVFSVDDEGIREGAVEQEYVTSACVYSSDTDAWGEPTLMHGENCMSFTYYSSVLIGRSLIYFLSDGGLVLEYDLARHRLIWFDVPHSCSTKDVFDCNLMIAENGGLGLVEELNPHLQLWSREADARWVPGRLIYLQSLSINGAPMDAACPVHVLGFAEGANVIVVTTSAGVFSIQVQSLHANKVCDETKGCDDFGYGNMIPIVGYYTPVPKLST
- the LOC123110430 gene encoding probable inactive DNA (cytosine-5)-methyltransferase DRM3 codes for the protein MVKIEDCDGDGAADPPQPNPAPAPTAVKAEEAIDDGQPGSSSSYLRSHFIGMGFSPILVDKMLQKHGDHDSNTVLESLLSHHNSGSESSSSLGSLFDSDNEENSSKQDIKPEPDSFSERRSYLLRTMNFSQTEVDLAFDQLGEDALLDQLVDFIVTAQGGVLSGDMENGHATNEVKAESLFGVMDKTLHLLQMGFTEEEVSLAIDSFGQEAAVQELADSIFARRIASTIEQKQVKIESEFLGEQGDQETEYSTYHQRLNYYDDDDDNKRVKKAKHIFRDDRGASSSHAVNQPTPWLSGGVGSAGDGYLKEEDYEMTSGPRANVRGDLAKPPFFLYGNVVNITKDAWSEISGFLSGVQPEFINSQLFSALMRREGYLHNLPTERRHVAVPKSPMTIEDAVPSARHYWPTWDTRKHIGSVTSEVAGIEQLCEMLGKTIKDSRGFLSEEKRAQILHQCKMANLIWIGQDRLGHLQPNQMERILGYPSNHTNLFGLNPPDRIAAMKYAFQTDTIAYLLSVLKDIYPDGLRVLSIYSGVGGAEIALHRLGIPLKCVVSVEESDVNRKILKKWWAKTEQSGVLRQLNGIWKLKTDALEDLFKEFGGFDLVVGGNYSSYRGGTTVNATMGMDSGKYFEYVRVLQRVRSMQHFYK